A stretch of Carnobacterium iners DNA encodes these proteins:
- a CDS encoding type B 50S ribosomal protein L31, which produces MKKEIHPTYKEVVFMDTTTGFKFLSGSTKHSSETVEWEDGNTYPLIRVETTSDSHPFYTGRQKFTQADGRVDRFNKKYGLADANSAE; this is translated from the coding sequence ATGAAAAAAGAAATTCACCCAACTTATAAAGAAGTTGTATTCATGGATACTACTACAGGTTTTAAATTTTTGTCTGGTTCTACAAAACATTCAAGTGAAACTGTTGAATGGGAAGACGGCAATACTTACCCATTAATCCGTGTTGAAACTACATCTGATTCACACCCATTCTACACAGGACGTCAAAAATTTACACAAGCAGACGGACGTGTCGATCGTTTCAACAAAAAATATGGTTTGGCAGACGCAAACTCAGCTGAATAA